In Notolabrus celidotus isolate fNotCel1 chromosome 22, fNotCel1.pri, whole genome shotgun sequence, the genomic stretch AGATCAGAGAGTTCATGGAGAAAGACCTCAGATTAGTTTTTGTAATGCTGTTTTCCTCTAATGTGATTTATTCCACCCTCAGCTCCACAAGCATATTAGCATAATATTACCACAGGGAACACGACCTAGCATGTAATAGAATAAAGCTTAGGAAAAAAAGCATTGTGATGTGGAAAATAGATgcaaaacattaacatttttggCCATAGCTGCAACGAAAGTGCCTATCTGATTATCGCTTGCTACATTTCTAACTTTGATGCGAAGATTGCTGCATCAGCAAACCAGTTTAAGGGACACAGATGCATGCTCACGTTCTGCAGTACTAGTATATGCCCTATGCAAAAGGATCCCTGATGGTGTTAGTGAATCTCAGACAGAGGGGTGATTAAAGGCCCTTCTGCCGCCAAGGGTCTCTGTTCAGTTTGAGAAATAAATGAGAAACAGTTTGTCTCTGCCCTCTCCAGCACCAAAACGGAGGCGTTGTTGTCATCTGATCTGCATCGTCATTAGCAATATCGTGCTCCTCAATAGACACCCCTTATTTCCGCCATGCCATGCTGCCTCATGTGGGCGAGGAGACATCTGTTGCCATGGTTTCCCCTCGGAGAATGCCAAGTGAGTCAATATGGAGCCTCTGACATAATTGGATTGTATCCTGCCGCTACAGGAGTGGAGTTCTGGAGGtcgctgcatgtgtgtgtgtgagctggctGATATCCTGTCATAATCCCCCTGTACATATTAAACATTACCATTTAGGTAATGAGGCTCATTAATTAGGCACATGGTTGAAATAATGAGCACACATTTCCACTTTGCAACTCTTGTTTTTACGTGCACTGTGCTAATATAAAGCCATATCCCTGATGGAGGGCAGTATATGGGAGCGATTAAGATATGCATACATATTTATTAAGTGACCAGAAGAATGTGTGTGCAAATAGAaagacaggacacacacacacacacacacacacacacacacacacacacacaataattaTGACATTATTTCCTGCATGCAACTAGAATAGCAGAATCATCTCTATCTCACTCCTTAGTGTTATCAATTGTAGGACTTCCCCTGGcacttttatatttctttattgcAGGTTTACAGTAATATGTTCTGGTGCTTCCTCCTCTTTGCTTCCTTGTTGCTTTAAGAATCTGAATTTATTACTTTCTCTACTTTTAAACAAGCTTCTAATTTGTAAATTTAGCAATCTGGCAACCATATGTTCAAAGTGATTAATTTGTCTGCTTAGTCAGGGTAAGTGCTTGCAAATGCCCCATAATGACATAAGAAGACATTGATATGTTGGAAATAATCTTATCATCATGGTGGAATACCAGCATGCAGGCTGCACAGCTGATACTGTGGTCAGGTTGATGACAGATGAGAGCTTGTGTGCCAAAAATTGCAGCTGTGAAGGAAATCTACTCCCCTATCTCCCACTCCTCTTGTATGCCTCTGTGTTCTCTCATATATGATGGAAAACCCACCACAGACACCCATTCAGTGccctcagctccacctcagtgtgtgtgtgtgtgtgtgtgtttgtgagagaggcAGCCCTTCCCTACCTCACAGTCAAACAGCAGGTGCAGCTGCCCGTCGATCCACTCCTCGATATCCAGCCTCCTCTGCAGGTCTTTGCGGTCGTATTTGACCGTCAGCTTGCCCAGCTTGCGGTGAGCCGGCTCCTGTGTTTTATCCGCTGCCTGGAACATCACCCTGGACTGGGTGCTGGGCTCTGACGCCATGGCTGCCACGGCCCTCGGGAgaaccgtggaaacacacacgcacacacacttagctcacacacacataaacacacactcacccacacacacagacagacctaCAGGCTCTTTTTGCTCCTAttctctttctctatctctgctgcttctgctccCCTCACGTATCTCCTGTTATCTTGTTGAGTGTTGAGGCTCTCCCTCTCTATAACGCTGCCTCTGGTTCtctccctgtcctctctctctctctctctctctctctctctctccctctccctctccctctgtcttgctctcccttccctcctcctcttgcaACACCCACTGGCTGCACTATCAGGAGGATGGTAATGAGATATGCCtctgtgcgtgcatgtgtgagttTGGGCGTGCATTCTTGTATATGCACATGCACCATGTGGGTGTGTGATTGCTTTTTGCTCTCTTCCTCTATAATAGcaggtgaaggaggagcagaggtCAATTACAGCTATAAAAAGTGGAGAAAAGGTGAGAGTTTGTGATTTGCAGAGAGCAATCACAAACTACGGCATCAAACATAGAAATATGTGTGTACTGTTGTCTGCATGTTCCTAATTATGGAGTTTATAGGCACGTAAATCATCTGAAACACCTACATACttaatcaaaacaaatatttttgggcatttcaTTCCCTCATGAGAGTATTACAAGTATACCTTTGCTCACCAAGTCACAGGCCTTCAAATACTACAGGTTTTTCTGTTCACAAACATGTCCAATAATAGCCGGGTCCCCCCTGACAGGTGAGCCAAGGTTCCTCTAGTGTTGTAACTGCCCTGTCCTTTCTAACAGGCATTATCAGGTGTACGTTCAATAAGCCTTGGAGTCCAACTGGCTTAGTTACGCACCCATGAATAATGGATAAGCAGGACAGCACTATTTATGTCTGTTTAGAAgtcaaatgtcaaataaaagtcTTGAAACGGTTGATATTTGTGAACTCAAATATCAGCAGGAGCACATAACTCAAGGTCAAAATGCATAGTTGTACATTCTGGTGCCAGATTATTGCAGTTGAGACAACAGACACAACAGGCTGCTGAGTTTCCACAGATCCTATTACGATATGAAGAATGGGgttcacttttttgttttggcaGGGACTATCAATCAGCATTCACTGAGCGTGTTCACCCACTGATGCACCGTCTGTTACAAATGCTGAATTATTAAGAGCCTCCAGCAGCTCACCTTTCCAGGCACACAAATTCATTCATCCCTTCTTATGTGGCTCGGTTCTGCCCCATTGGGTTGTCTAAAGAGGGGATAGAGG encodes the following:
- the zgc:162989 gene encoding protein phosphatase 1 regulatory subunit 14B isoform X2; its protein translation is MASEPSTQSRVMFQAADKTQEPAHRKLGKLTVKYDRKDLQRRLDIEEWIDGQLHLLFDCEEEEIPELEIDIDELLELTDEGQRSRLHELLQECGKPKEDFINGLLYRIKGLRKMSGPLKK
- the zgc:162989 gene encoding protein phosphatase 1 regulatory subunit 14B isoform X1, which translates into the protein MNLCAWKAMASEPSTQSRVMFQAADKTQEPAHRKLGKLTVKYDRKDLQRRLDIEEWIDGQLHLLFDCEEEEIPELEIDIDELLELTDEGQRSRLHELLQECGKPKEDFINGLLYRIKGLRKMSGPLKK